Within Vallitalea okinawensis, the genomic segment TAGCCTGCAATAGAAACTTCGCCAGTCATGGCTATCTTTGAGGATATGGATTTATTGAAAACAGCTGAATAAACAGCACAAAATATAGCTGTTCCTGCTGATGGTCCATCCACCGGCACGCCACCTGGAATATTGATGTGAATATCATAATCTTTATGACTAATTCCAGTTATATTCTCGATTAATGTAAGCACATTCTCTATAGAACCTTTAGCTGTGGAATCCCTCTTTAACTTAACATGACCACGATTTATCTCTTCTTCTTGTACGAAGCCAGTCAATGTTAATTTACCATGTCCCTTTATATTGGCTTTTTTAGCATTCACCTCAACTTCTAAAATACGACCTATACCAGTTCCGAAAACACCTAAACCATTGATACACCCTATTCGATCTTCATCTTTTACTCGTTGAGAAACTTTAGGGTTATAATGACCTGATTCTAATACCCATTCTACATCTTCTACAGTTATCATTTGTCGCTCATCAATGATAGCTGTACAGCCAGCTGTTTGCACGATATTAACTGCATCACGGCCATTATCAGCGTACTTTGATACTAAATCAGACGCCCCTTCTTCTAACTGGAAATCGCCTTTAATTGCGCAATTTTCCACGATGTTTTTTATCTCATTGGGTCTAAGTGGTCTAAAAAAGATCTCTGTACATCTGGATCGTATGGCTGGAGGTATTTCATCTGGTGTTCGAGTTGTAGCACCAACTAAACGAAAATCTGCAGGTAAACCATTTTTGAAAATATCATGTACATAAGATGGAATTTGACTATTCTCAGAAGAATAATATGAGCTTTCTAAAAGAACTTTTCGGTCTTCCAATACCTTTAACAATTTATTAAGTTGAACAGAATGCAGTTCACCTATTTCATCAATAAACAAAATTCCACCATGGGCTTTGGTAACAGCACCTTCCTTGGGTTGAGGTACTCCAGCTGGCCCATAAGCTCCGGCTCCTTGGTAAATCGGATCATGAACTGAACCAATTAATGGATCAGCAATCCCTCGTTCATCAAATCGCAAAGTTGTAGCATCCATTTCAACAAACTTAGCCGTATCACCAAAAGGACTAACAGCTAACTTTTTAGCTTCTTCTAGTATAACTCTTGCTGCAGCAGTTTTACCTACACCTGGTGGACCATAAATGATTATATGTTGTGGATTGGGTCCACAAAGGGCTGCCTTTAATGCTTTGATACCATCTTCTTGCCCAACAATTTCGCTTAAAGTAGAAGGTCTTGTTTTTTCAGCAAGAGGTTCTGTAAGTTTAATCTTTCGTAGCCTAAAAAGCTTTTCTAACTTCTTCTTGGATTCTTTTTCTAAGGATGTCTTGGATACTTCTTGGTTTTTTAGCTGAGAATAAAAATATAACCCAATAATAATGGTTATAACAAATTGTACTATGAAAAAAACAGAAGTTAAATTTAAGCTCATCTTATCACTCCTTCTCAATGTTCTTAGTATGCTCGATAAAGAATAAGCTTAATCTTAAATTTAACTACCAAAAAAAGAAAAAAGCTTCTTTAGTATAGAAACTTTTTCCTTGTTAGATTTACACTCTCAATTCTCCGTCTCAAAAATTAATTAATAAATTAAACCTATCACTAACATAAAGGACCCATCTAAGGGTCCTTCATACTTATTTATTGAATATTGATATCGATAGCTCCTACACCTTGAGTAATATCAACTGTTATATAAGGACCATCTTCGCTATACAAATCATTGGTATAATAGCCTTCAAACAACCCAAGACTTACCTTCTTGCCTTGATCACTTACAGATGCACTATTGACTCCTGTTGTGAGAATCTTTATACCTACGTTAGCTGGAAGCGTTAAGTCTATGTTACCTACACCACCTTCTACAGAAATAGAGCCACCTTCGTTAAATGCACCTGTACACTGGATTTCAGTATCACCAACACCACTCTCTACATTGAAAGTGACAGGTTTATTAAATTCTCCGCCCATTTTAAATTCTGAATTCCCTACGCCACCTTCTAAAGAATAGCTTTGTTCTTGGTCATAGATACCATTAGCAACAACCTCTAAATCACCTACACCACATTCGATATTCACATTACGGATTTTTACATCTGTTAGATCGATATTAGCCTCTCCAACACCCATGCTTAAGTCCATGTCTGTAATAACATTGGCATTGATTTTTGTATTGATTTCAGACTCTGCTCTTCCAGTAAAACTTCGCAAATTTTTTTGCTTGATGCTGTAGTTAACTTTTGTATCCCCGCTTATACTGAATTCTGGTTCAAGGGGCTCATAATTATAAGTTGCTTCTGTCTCTACTAACTGTTCTGTTGTACCTTCTAAATTCAGATTGAATTCAGTAACAGA encodes:
- the lonB gene encoding ATP-dependent protease LonB gives rise to the protein MSLNLTSVFFIVQFVITIIIGLYFYSQLKNQEVSKTSLEKESKKKLEKLFRLRKIKLTEPLAEKTRPSTLSEIVGQEDGIKALKAALCGPNPQHIIIYGPPGVGKTAAARVILEEAKKLAVSPFGDTAKFVEMDATTLRFDERGIADPLIGSVHDPIYQGAGAYGPAGVPQPKEGAVTKAHGGILFIDEIGELHSVQLNKLLKVLEDRKVLLESSYYSSENSQIPSYVHDIFKNGLPADFRLVGATTRTPDEIPPAIRSRCTEIFFRPLRPNEIKNIVENCAIKGDFQLEEGASDLVSKYADNGRDAVNIVQTAGCTAIIDERQMITVEDVEWVLESGHYNPKVSQRVKDEDRIGCINGLGVFGTGIGRILEVEVNAKKANIKGHGKLTLTGFVQEEEINRGHVKLKRDSTAKGSIENVLTLIENITGISHKDYDIHINIPGGVPVDGPSAGTAIFCAVYSAVFNKSISSKIAMTGEVSIAGYVLPVGGVQEKVNAASQAGVTKVYIPMANYKESYSSYKIQVIPVNTITEILDLLMKKEEAVSETIQNKESEVLTASKV